A window of Maioricimonas rarisocia genomic DNA:
GCCGAACGCCAGGCACATCACCCCGTCGGGAAGCGGAATCACGTCGTAGTAATCGCCTCCAACAGCCTGGGCGGCTTCGTACGAGGCAAAGAAGCTGTAACCCGGAATGTCGTCGGGCATCTGCTCGGGCAGCAGCGATCGCTGGACATTCCGGGCGATCTGCATTTCGCTGTCCTGCTTCTGCTTTTCAACGTACGAAGCGAGCAGTCGGGCGCTCTCGAAGGAGAGCGCGGCCTGACCGGCGACCGCGATCATGATGTCCAGGTCGTCCTTGCGGAACTGGCTGATCGGGTTCTGTGTATCGATGTTGATGATCCCCATCGGCTCTCCGGAGAGGCTGAGCATCGGGGCACACATCATCGATCGAATCGTCAGGGCGGAAATCGACTCGCTGGCCTGGAAGCGTTCGTCGCTGGCGGCGTCGGCCGAGAGGATCGCCTTCTTGTTTTCGAGGACCTGGCTGAGGATCGTGCGGCTGAGTTTGACCGAGTCGTCCTTGTCGGAGCGGCGGTGTTTGACCGCCCGGGGAATCATCTCGCCGGACGTCTCGTCGCGCAACAGAATGCAGCCACGGTCGGCGTGCGGGAAGACGTCGAAGAGCGTATCGAGGATGCGGGGCAGCATCGTCTGCATGTCGAGCGTACCGGCCAGCGACCGGCTGATCTCGAGCACCGCTTTGAGCTTGGCCTGCGGCTGCACGTCGAGCAGGCCGAAACCTTCGGCATTGTCGACGGCCCCCATAATGGTGGAGTGCGAATCGTCGCGGGTGATCTCGACGCCGCCAACCGGGGCGGTCTGGAGAATGCCGGAGGAGCTTGTGTCCAGTTCGGCGGGCGGATTGTCGACTTCGAACCGAAGCAGGATCGGCCCCAGCTTGATGCGGTCGCCGTGGGTGAGCGGGGTCGGCTCGGTGATCCGCTTGCCGTTGACGTACGAGCCGTTACCGCTGCCCAGATCCTCGATCAGGACATTCTCGCCCTGGATCGTGACCCGGGCGTGATTGCGCGAGACCATATTTGACTGCAGCTGGATGTCGCACTCGGGGAGGCGGCCCAGCATGGTCGACTCGCGTGACAGCTCGTACGGGAGTGCTTCTCCCCCCTGCAGCAGAACAAGCTTGGCCATGATCGGTCCCGTACTGGCGCCCTCAGTTCACGCCGAAAATCCGCTCGACGTTGCCACGGAGGAGCTGCTGTCCGAATTGAATCGCCCGGCTCTCCGACCAGCCGCGGCCCTGGACGAAATCACCGGCGAGAACGCCGGCAAGTACCCGACGATACATGCGGAATTTCGGCAGCGCGAACTCCAGCTTGTACATGTCGCTGTAGTAGCCGATCTGCTTGTTGCGGGGAACCGCTTCCAGCCGGCTCCGCGTGTCCTGCTCGATGTAGGTCGGAATGTTCGAATACCACCAGTGACCGTTGGTCACGACGTTCGGAAAGATCCATGCGTAGCTGACCAGCTCGTGGTTGCTGGTCTGGCCGAGCACGGAAATCGGAAACGTCACCTTCGGAAACGCGTTGAACAGTTCCCGGTACTGAATGAGCGAGACCCGCTTGTCGAACAGGTCCTGCCCCTGGTACACGCCCGACGGGTAGACCGCCCGGTTGACGCCGATCATCAGGTCGAACGGCAGTTTGTATTCGGAGCAGAACTCGGCGAGTGTCCAGAAGACGAACCGGCTGACCGTGGCGGCCTCCTCGGCTGCGAGTTCATCGCCGCCTGCCAGCCGCTGGATCAGCGGATCGACCGTCCCCGTCGTCACCGGTGCCGGGGAGAAATCGGGCGGAATCGAGATGGCACAGGCCCGGGCTCCGTTGCGGACGAAATGATCGAACAGCTTTCCGCAGGCCAGGACGACGGACGCTGCGTCACCAACGTCGATGCCGGTCGCCTTCTCGAGACGCTGTCGCGTTGATGCCTTGCCGAGGTGAAAAACGAGATCGTCGGTCCGCAGGCAGGGAATGTAGCGGTCGGTGTCGAAGCCCTCGAGCGGATCGTCGAAGTCGTTGGTGAGAAACACCTTTTCGAGCCGCGAGTGCCGCAGGACCTGATCTTCCCAGTCCTCCTCGGCCATCTTCTGCTGGGACGAATCGTACAGGGCTTCCCAGTTGCCGGCGTCGATGGTCTCGCCTTCGAATCCAAAGAACTCGCGGCAGATGTCCAGCAGCCAGCTGAGCTGGATCGTGTTGTCCAGGTGTGCAAGCCCTTCGACGAGCCGCCCGACTTTCTCCTTTGGCGAGATGCCTGGCTCTTCGATGTGCTCGCGGGGCATGCCGGCCGAGTGGGCCAACTCGGTGTAATAGTGGTAGCCCATGATGTCCGCGAGCGTGGTCGAGGCAGCCGCATGCGGATTGATGTGCGTGTGCGGATCGATGAGCGTGATCGATTCGAGTTCCTGGAAGATCCGTTCGCGAAGTTGGTCGCTCATCAGCAGCTTGCCCCGTCCTGGCTGGGTCTACCTCAGGTCTCTTCGGCCGGCCACGGGAACGATTCTTCCGCCCGTGCAGCCTGCAGGTCAGTCGTAACCGGGCTGATCGGGAGCGAGTCCGGCGCACGCGATCCACGCGACGACATGGCCGATGGCCGTCCGCAACCCGTTCACTCCACTGTTTCAACCCGAACGTCCTGCAGTTTCCCCGCTGGCCGGGATGGTTGCAAGCATCCGCGACGAAAGACCAGATTAAGGTCCGGAAGCACTAACGGTCGTGTCGGTCGTGGCAGGCGGCTCGAAGTTGGCGATCGACCGACCGTTGCTGCCGTCCCACACACGGATCACGCCGTCTTCCCCGGCCGCGACGACAAGAGATTCGTCGCGGGTTGCGGTCGCGGCATACACGAAGTCCTGCATACCGCCGAAACTCCGGTAGTTGCGACCATTTGCTGCCGTGTGGAACCGCACCGACTTGTCCCCCCCGCAGCTGATCAGATTGTCGGTGACGCCCACATAGGCGATCGACGTCACCTGCTTGGAGTAGCTGGAGATCGTTCGCTGCTGTTCGCCGGTCTCGAAGTTCCAGATCTTGATGGCATTGTCCGCCCCGGCCGTGGCCAGGGCACTGCCGTCCCCTTTCCAGGCCACGCCCAGCACGTGGCTTGTATGTCCCTCGTACGAGCGGATGTGTTCGCCCGAGGCGGCATCGAACGCTTTGACGAACTTGTCGGCTGCGCCGGACAGGATGAATCGTCCGTCACGCGAAAACTCGACGTCGAACACCGAGTCGCTGTGGGCATCCTCGATTTCGCGGACGAGTGAACGCTGCTCGACGTCCCAGACCAGCAGCTCGCCGCCACGTGACGGTTCGCCACCTCCCGAAACGATCTGCCGGCCATCCGGACTGAAGTCCAGGCAGAGCACGCGGTCTTCGATCGGCGATTCGCTGATGTCGAGCGGATTGTCCGCCTTGGCTCCCAGCGTCGCGAGGAGCTTCCAGGTCGGCCGCGTGTCCCAGACAGTGACCTGAGATGCCTGCGACCCCGAAATGAGCGTCCCGGCAGGTCCGAACGCCAGTCCCCGGACCGGCTGCTCGTGTCCTGCCAGCGTGTCCAGGTGCTGTCCCGACTCGGCGTGCCAGAGATGAATGGTCCCGCTGTCGCCAGCCGTCGCGAGCGTTCGTCCATCGTCTGCGAAGGCAATGGCGTGGACCGGCGCCGGGGCTTCGGACTGAACCTTCTTCGCGGCGGCGAGTTGCTCGTCGACTTCCTTCTGGTACGCCTGGGCGGCTTCGAGCTGCTTCTTCCGCTCTTCGACCCGCTGCTTCGAATTGACCAGTGCCTCTTCGGTCAGCTTGACGGCCCGCTCGGCGGAGACGACGGCGTCGTTTGCCTTGTCCCGCTCTTCGGTCGCCTTCGTGAGTGCCGTGTCGGCGTCGGCCTTCTTCTTTTTCAGTCCTTCGTCTTCCGGCTTCGCTTCCAGCTCGGTGGCAGCGGCTTTCGCCTTCTCTTCGACTTCCTGACGTTTCTTTTCCGCCTCGGCGAGTGCCTTGTCGGCGGCTTCCTTCTGCTCCTTGGCCTTCTTGACCGCTTCTTCGCGGCTGGTGACGTCCTTCTCCGCGGCCTTGAAGGCGGCATCCGCCAAAGCGGCCTGCGACTTGGCGACCGCCTGCTCGTCCGTCAGTGCAATCACCTGCGCGTCTTCCGCCGGCGTCCCCTTGATCTCGG
This region includes:
- a CDS encoding SpoIIE family protein phosphatase; this translates as MAKLVLLQGGEALPYELSRESTMLGRLPECDIQLQSNMVSRNHARVTIQGENVLIEDLGSGNGSYVNGKRITEPTPLTHGDRIKLGPILLRFEVDNPPAELDTSSSGILQTAPVGGVEITRDDSHSTIMGAVDNAEGFGLLDVQPQAKLKAVLEISRSLAGTLDMQTMLPRILDTLFDVFPHADRGCILLRDETSGEMIPRAVKHRRSDKDDSVKLSRTILSQVLENKKAILSADAASDERFQASESISALTIRSMMCAPMLSLSGEPMGIINIDTQNPISQFRKDDLDIMIAVAGQAALSFESARLLASYVEKQKQDSEMQIARNVQRSLLPEQMPDDIPGYSFFASYEAAQAVGGDYYDVIPLPDGVMCLAFGDVAGKGVPASLVMSRLSSVVRSTVDFVKKADEAVARINDHMCAKAIEGRFVTFVYIMLDTKNHRLSVVNAGHMSPMVFRPDGEIEEFPEDSVGIPLGVMEGFPFEMVERKIEPGETVVIYTDGVSEAMNFENELYGLPRLRDFVKSSTSEVGALGAAIREDVARHANGRPQNDDITLMVFGRDPA
- a CDS encoding glucuronate isomerase: MSDQLRERIFQELESITLIDPHTHINPHAAASTTLADIMGYHYYTELAHSAGMPREHIEEPGISPKEKVGRLVEGLAHLDNTIQLSWLLDICREFFGFEGETIDAGNWEALYDSSQQKMAEEDWEDQVLRHSRLEKVFLTNDFDDPLEGFDTDRYIPCLRTDDLVFHLGKASTRQRLEKATGIDVGDAASVVLACGKLFDHFVRNGARACAISIPPDFSPAPVTTGTVDPLIQRLAGGDELAAEEAATVSRFVFWTLAEFCSEYKLPFDLMIGVNRAVYPSGVYQGQDLFDKRVSLIQYRELFNAFPKVTFPISVLGQTSNHELVSYAWIFPNVVTNGHWWYSNIPTYIEQDTRSRLEAVPRNKQIGYYSDMYKLEFALPKFRMYRRVLAGVLAGDFVQGRGWSESRAIQFGQQLLRGNVERIFGVN
- a CDS encoding WD40 domain-containing protein, with protein sequence MRTVLIAVVTTLLLQGLPARAQEAIVPVPPNLDRPVDFARDIFPILESKCLACHNEATAENDLILENVPAMLKGGASGEAVVPGKPDESLVYLLAARADEPVMPPLPNKAAAKALTPAEVGLLQKWIQEGAKGSTAPPASTTMNWQPIPETLTAVYSLALDKSARRVAAGRANRIELYDLPARELLTRLTDPALATLVREDGQPLYGSGVAHRDFVHSLAFSPDGNLLASGGYRVIKLWQRQQNVQQNQFATDAPVVAVAVSADATLAAASLENNQVRVWNLSNGQTVANLAGHSAKVNGVAFSPDAALLVTASDDKSLKVWNAASGAEVATLATPAEIKSVTFSADGKLIASGHADNQIRVWNVPQPATEEDQEAETPAEEAKKPVEPVRAITGHGGAVLALTANPAAANEIISGSQDGTVRIWNLADGKQLFSQGLGGPVESVAVSPDGSLVAGGGTNKLVRVWGRDNKQRAEIKGTPAEDAQVIALTDEQAVAKSQAALADAAFKAAEKDVTSREEAVKKAKEQKEAADKALAEAEKKRQEVEEKAKAAATELEAKPEDEGLKKKKADADTALTKATEERDKANDAVVSAERAVKLTEEALVNSKQRVEERKKQLEAAQAYQKEVDEQLAAAKKVQSEAPAPVHAIAFADDGRTLATAGDSGTIHLWHAESGQHLDTLAGHEQPVRGLAFGPAGTLISGSQASQVTVWDTRPTWKLLATLGAKADNPLDISESPIEDRVLCLDFSPDGRQIVSGGGEPSRGGELLVWDVEQRSLVREIEDAHSDSVFDVEFSRDGRFILSGAADKFVKAFDAASGEHIRSYEGHTSHVLGVAWKGDGSALATAGADNAIKIWNFETGEQQRTISSYSKQVTSIAYVGVTDNLISCGGDKSVRFHTAANGRNYRSFGGMQDFVYAATATRDESLVVAAGEDGVIRVWDGSNGRSIANFEPPATTDTTVSASGP